In a single window of the Candidatus Cloacimonadota bacterium genome:
- a CDS encoding replication-associated recombination protein A, producing MTNQISLFEETKKPTNVPLAEKIRPHELEQIYGQHKLLEEGSQLRNMIENDIYSSFILWGPPGTGKTTIARVIESKTSHRFISFSAVLSSIKDVKAVMKEAEYNLKAHNKGTILFIDEIHRFNKSQQDAFLHYIESGAVILIGATTENPSFEVISALLSRCNVFVLQQLSDEDIIKIIQRALEALSVDVKFEEKTLPYLAELCGGDARKALNYLEIILQNIKEEKLIDVKFISKILSRKAMFYDKDREEHYNVISALHKSLRGSDPQAGLYWLARMLEAGEDPLYVARRLVRFASEDVGLTDPNALVQAIAVKDTCHFLGMPEANVALAQLVVYLATAPKSNALYSAYKKAASDAQKTSHLGVPLHIRNAPTKLMKNLDYGKNYTYDHMHENAYNYQKYFPDKMAEKSYYQPSKFGYEKEIQKRLDWWKKLRDEQENN from the coding sequence ATGACAAATCAGATTTCATTATTTGAAGAAACGAAAAAACCGACCAATGTACCTCTGGCAGAGAAGATCAGACCGCATGAATTGGAACAGATCTATGGACAACATAAGCTGCTGGAAGAAGGTTCACAACTTCGTAACATGATAGAAAACGACATCTACAGTTCTTTCATTTTGTGGGGTCCTCCCGGAACCGGAAAAACCACGATAGCGCGAGTGATCGAATCTAAAACATCACATCGTTTCATTTCTTTCAGTGCTGTTCTTTCGAGCATCAAAGATGTGAAAGCCGTGATGAAAGAAGCTGAATACAATCTGAAAGCACACAACAAAGGTACTATTCTTTTCATCGATGAGATCCATCGTTTCAACAAATCTCAACAAGATGCGTTTCTGCATTACATCGAATCCGGTGCTGTTATTCTGATCGGAGCTACAACCGAAAATCCTTCCTTCGAAGTTATTTCGGCTTTGCTTTCCCGCTGCAATGTTTTTGTGCTTCAGCAGCTGTCAGATGAAGATATCATCAAGATCATTCAGCGTGCTTTGGAAGCACTTTCTGTCGATGTAAAATTTGAAGAAAAAACACTTCCCTACTTAGCAGAACTTTGTGGTGGCGATGCTCGAAAAGCTCTGAATTATCTGGAAATTATTTTGCAGAATATCAAAGAAGAAAAACTGATCGATGTTAAATTTATTTCTAAAATCCTCAGCCGCAAAGCAATGTTTTACGATAAAGACCGCGAGGAACATTACAATGTGATCTCGGCTCTGCATAAATCTTTACGCGGCAGCGATCCGCAGGCTGGTTTATATTGGCTGGCCCGCATGCTGGAAGCCGGTGAAGATCCGTTGTACGTGGCGCGCAGATTGGTGCGGTTTGCTTCCGAAGATGTAGGGCTGACCGATCCGAATGCTCTGGTACAGGCAATTGCAGTAAAAGATACCTGTCATTTTCTGGGAATGCCGGAAGCAAACGTTGCGCTGGCGCAACTGGTGGTCTATCTGGCCACCGCACCAAAAAGTAATGCACTCTATTCTGCTTATAAAAAAGCTGCTTCAGATGCCCAGAAAACCAGTCATCTTGGCGTGCCGCTTCATATCAGGAATGCACCGACAAAATTAATGAAAAATCTTGATTACGGCAAAAATTACACCTACGATCACATGCATGAAAATGCCTACAATTATCAAAAATATTTTCCCGATAAAATGGCTGAAAAATCATATTATCAACCTTCCAA